The Streptomyces sp. CC0208 genome window below encodes:
- a CDS encoding glutaredoxin domain-containing protein → MMRAWILPMLLVLSGSVVATGQIFKGSPGTAAALLLAFLALAGVNSPLIFPRSIGALEAQRRSAVDGRPVVFWRPGCKYCIRLRIRLGRSARQLHWVNIWRDPAGAAAVRAANDGNETVPTVVVAGQPHTNPQPKWVREQLSPSA, encoded by the coding sequence ATGATGCGCGCTTGGATCCTGCCGATGCTGCTTGTGCTCAGCGGCTCAGTCGTCGCGACTGGGCAGATCTTCAAGGGGAGCCCCGGCACAGCCGCAGCACTCCTGCTGGCGTTCCTCGCGCTCGCCGGCGTCAACTCGCCCCTGATCTTCCCGAGGTCGATCGGCGCGCTGGAGGCACAACGCCGCAGCGCGGTCGACGGCCGGCCGGTCGTCTTCTGGCGGCCGGGCTGCAAGTACTGCATACGACTGCGCATCCGGCTTGGCCGCAGCGCCCGCCAGCTGCACTGGGTCAACATCTGGCGCGACCCGGCAGGAGCCGCAGCGGTGAGGGCAGCCAACGACGGCAACGAGACCGTGCCGACCGTCGTCGTGGCGGGCCAGCCACACACCAACCCCCAACCCAAATGGGTGCGCGAACAGCTCTCCCCTTCCGCGTGA
- a CDS encoding glycoside hydrolase family 6 protein yields the protein MSRTKTSLLAALALLSGTSAAALVSAPAGAAAAAAPCTVDYKVQNQWDTGFTTAVTITNNGAAKSSWSLKWSYAGNQKISNGWNARISQSGSSVTAANESYNGTLATGGSVGFGFQASYSGSNAVPATFTLDGVTCNVDGGGPTDPGPTDPGPTDPGPTDPGPGGPKVANPYVGAKAYVNPEWSAKAAAEPGGSRISNQPTAVWLDRIAAINGVNGGMGLRAHLDEALKQKGSGELVVQLVIYDLPGRDCAALASNGELGPNDLDKYKSQYIDPITSILSESKYAGLRIATVIEPDSLPNLVTNAGGTNTTTDACVTMKSNGNYEKGVSYALDKLGALANVYNYIDAGHHGWLGWDSNLGPSVQEFYKVATTNGANVSDVAGFIVNTANYSPVKEPNFKVTDMVNGQTIRQSKWVDWNQYVDEQSFALGLRDKLVAAGFDSGLGMLIDTSRNGWGGSARPTGPGPQTSVDDYVNGGRIDRRIHAGNWCNQSGAGIGQRPTAAPATGVDAYVWVKPPGESDGNSAAVPNDEGKGFDRMCDPTYGGNARNGNNPTGALPNAPLAGHWFSAQFQQLMQNAYPPLP from the coding sequence ATGAGTCGCACCAAGACCTCATTGCTCGCAGCCCTCGCGCTGCTCAGCGGGACCTCAGCGGCCGCACTCGTATCGGCGCCGGCCGGAGCCGCCGCCGCGGCCGCACCCTGCACAGTGGACTACAAGGTCCAGAACCAGTGGGACACCGGCTTCACGACAGCCGTCACGATCACCAACAACGGCGCGGCCAAGTCGAGTTGGTCACTGAAGTGGTCGTACGCCGGAAACCAGAAGATCAGCAATGGCTGGAACGCGCGGATAAGCCAGAGCGGTTCCTCCGTCACGGCCGCCAACGAGAGCTACAACGGCACGCTCGCCACCGGGGGTTCGGTCGGCTTCGGATTCCAGGCGTCCTACAGCGGGAGCAACGCCGTCCCGGCCACCTTCACCCTCGACGGCGTGACCTGCAACGTCGACGGCGGTGGCCCCACCGACCCGGGGCCGACTGATCCGGGGCCGACCGACCCGGGACCCACCGACCCCGGCCCGGGTGGGCCGAAGGTCGCCAACCCCTACGTCGGCGCCAAGGCCTACGTGAACCCGGAGTGGTCCGCGAAGGCCGCCGCCGAACCGGGCGGCAGCCGCATCTCCAACCAGCCCACCGCCGTGTGGCTGGACCGGATCGCCGCCATCAACGGTGTGAACGGCGGCATGGGCCTGCGCGCCCACCTGGACGAGGCGCTGAAGCAGAAGGGCAGCGGCGAACTCGTCGTCCAGCTGGTCATCTACGACCTGCCGGGCCGTGACTGTGCCGCCCTCGCCTCCAACGGCGAACTGGGGCCGAACGACCTCGACAAGTACAAGAGCCAGTACATCGACCCGATCACCTCGATCCTCTCCGAATCGAAGTACGCGGGCCTGCGGATCGCCACCGTCATCGAGCCCGACTCGCTGCCGAACCTGGTCACCAACGCCGGAGGCACCAACACCACCACCGACGCCTGCGTGACCATGAAGAGCAACGGCAACTACGAGAAGGGCGTCTCCTACGCTCTCGACAAGCTCGGCGCCCTCGCGAACGTCTACAACTACATCGACGCCGGCCACCACGGCTGGCTGGGCTGGGACAGCAACCTCGGCCCGTCGGTGCAGGAGTTCTACAAGGTCGCCACGACCAACGGCGCGAACGTGAGCGACGTGGCCGGCTTCATCGTCAACACCGCCAACTACAGCCCCGTCAAGGAGCCCAACTTCAAGGTCACCGACATGGTGAACGGGCAGACCATACGCCAGTCGAAGTGGGTCGACTGGAACCAGTACGTGGACGAGCAGTCGTTCGCGCTCGGCCTGCGGGACAAGCTGGTCGCCGCCGGGTTCGACTCCGGTCTCGGCATGCTGATCGACACCTCCCGCAACGGCTGGGGCGGCTCCGCCCGGCCCACCGGCCCCGGCCCGCAGACCTCCGTCGACGACTACGTCAACGGCGGCCGCATCGACCGGCGCATCCACGCCGGCAACTGGTGCAACCAGAGCGGCGCCGGAATCGGTCAGCGGCCCACCGCCGCCCCCGCCACCGGCGTGGACGCCTACGTGTGGGTCAAGCCGCCGGGAGAGTCCGACGGCAACAGTGCCGCCGTGCCCAATGACGAGGGCAAGGGCTTCGACCGCATGTGCGACCCGACCTACGGCGGCAACGCCCGCAACGGCAACAACCCCACCGGGGCCCTGCCGAACGCACCGCTCGCCGGTCACTGGTTCTCCGCCCAGTTCCAGCAGCTGATGCAGAACGCCTACCCGCCGCTGCCGTAA
- a CDS encoding aminoglycoside phosphotransferase family protein, with the protein MLEIVDALMPGMSLDTARLSAHGNHHHVVLLPGVAAVRISRRPFAAETLPRRMELLRVIAASGLPFAVPEPLTPVTMFGDRAAVAVSWVDGSGLPEGEGDPAKISELLGALRELPLTPELQAVLGTPGGQASGHGWADVLAEDVVPRLPQQWRDEGRRRLEEAMALEPVPACLVHGDLGAENVHWSKDGKLIGVLDWDLAQPFDPAIDAACMAWHGWENVRQAVDSETYRRARVWDRTFGVEHLVAVLSGKPLSNVDSYVEHVVAWLERYADRRLP; encoded by the coding sequence TTGCTGGAGATCGTCGATGCGCTCATGCCAGGGATGTCTCTGGACACAGCACGCCTCTCTGCCCACGGCAACCACCACCACGTCGTTCTATTGCCCGGTGTCGCAGCCGTGCGGATCAGCCGACGCCCGTTCGCGGCTGAGACGCTGCCGCGCCGGATGGAATTGCTGCGGGTCATCGCGGCATCCGGACTGCCGTTCGCCGTTCCGGAGCCGCTGACGCCGGTGACGATGTTCGGTGACCGTGCCGCTGTCGCCGTCTCGTGGGTCGACGGCAGCGGACTGCCCGAGGGCGAGGGTGATCCGGCGAAGATCAGCGAGTTGCTCGGGGCTTTGCGGGAGCTTCCCCTCACCCCGGAGCTACAAGCCGTGCTCGGCACGCCAGGCGGGCAAGCGAGCGGTCATGGGTGGGCCGACGTCCTGGCCGAAGACGTCGTCCCGCGTCTGCCCCAACAATGGCGAGACGAGGGCCGGCGACGCCTTGAAGAGGCGATGGCCCTGGAGCCGGTGCCGGCCTGTCTCGTACACGGTGACCTCGGCGCCGAGAACGTCCATTGGAGTAAGGACGGCAAGCTGATCGGCGTGCTGGACTGGGACCTGGCCCAGCCGTTCGACCCGGCGATCGACGCCGCCTGCATGGCCTGGCACGGCTGGGAGAACGTCCGTCAAGCCGTGGACAGCGAGACCTACCGGCGCGCCCGGGTCTGGGACAGGACGTTCGGAGTCGAGCACCTCGTCGCGGTACTCAGCGGCAAGCCCCTGTCGAACGTCGACAGCTACGTGGAGCACGTCGTCGCGTGGCTGGAGCGGTACGCAGACCGGCGGCTGCCCTAG
- a CDS encoding cellulose binding domain-containing protein: MQPSHHQVRRMRALCGALLTTLVALAALLTGATASQADTTICEEFGSTTIQGRYVVQNNRWGTSATQCISVTNSGFRIVQADGSVPTNGAPKSYPSVFNGCHYTNCSPGTNLPAQLSSISSAPSGISYSYVSGAAYDAAYDIWLDPTPRTDGVNRTEIMIWFNRVGSVQPVGSPVGSATVGGRQWQVWSGNNGGNDVLSFVAPSAIDSWNFDVMDFVRQAVSRGLAQNNWYLTSIQAGFEPWQNGAGLAVNSFSSTVNLGGSTPGGPGTPSGPAACKVTYGTSVWQDGFTADVAVTNTGSSPVNGWNLAFTLPSGQRITNAWNAGVSPSSGTVTATNVGHNASIAPGGQVSFGFQGTYSGSFAKPAAFSLNGTACATA, encoded by the coding sequence ATGCAACCGTCACATCACCAAGTCCGCAGGATGCGCGCGCTCTGCGGTGCGTTGCTGACCACGCTCGTCGCGCTGGCCGCGCTGCTCACCGGCGCCACGGCCTCCCAGGCCGACACGACGATCTGCGAGGAGTTCGGCAGCACCACGATCCAGGGCCGTTACGTCGTGCAGAACAACCGCTGGGGCACCAGCGCCACCCAGTGCATCTCCGTCACGAACTCGGGCTTCAGGATCGTCCAGGCCGACGGCTCGGTCCCGACGAACGGGGCCCCGAAGTCGTACCCGTCCGTGTTCAACGGCTGCCACTACACGAACTGCTCGCCCGGCACCAACCTCCCGGCCCAGCTGAGTTCGATCTCGAGCGCGCCCTCGGGCATCTCCTACAGCTACGTGAGCGGTGCGGCCTACGATGCCGCCTACGACATCTGGCTGGACCCGACGCCCCGCACCGACGGCGTGAACCGTACCGAGATCATGATCTGGTTCAACCGTGTGGGCTCCGTGCAGCCGGTCGGCTCGCCCGTCGGTTCCGCCACGGTGGGCGGACGCCAGTGGCAGGTGTGGTCCGGCAACAACGGCGGCAACGACGTCCTGTCCTTCGTCGCGCCCTCGGCGATCGACAGCTGGAACTTCGACGTGATGGACTTCGTCCGGCAGGCCGTCTCCCGCGGACTCGCCCAGAACAACTGGTACCTGACGAGCATTCAGGCCGGCTTCGAACCCTGGCAGAACGGCGCCGGCCTGGCCGTGAACTCGTTCTCCTCCACGGTGAACCTAGGCGGCAGCACCCCTGGTGGCCCCGGCACCCCCAGCGGTCCCGCCGCCTGCAAGGTGACCTACGGCACGAGTGTCTGGCAGGACGGCTTCACAGCCGACGTCGCCGTGACCAACACGGGTTCCTCCCCGGTCAACGGCTGGAACCTCGCGTTCACGCTGCCCTCGGGACAGCGCATCACCAACGCCTGGAACGCCGGCGTCTCGCCGTCGTCAGGAACCGTGACGGCCACCAATGTCGGGCACAACGCGTCCATCGCGCCCGGCGGCCAGGTCTCCTTCGGCTTCCAGGGCACCTACAGCGGCAGCTTCGCCAAGCCGGCCGCCTTCAGCCTCAACGGAACAGCCTGCGCCACCGCATGA
- a CDS encoding glycoside hydrolase family 48 protein — translation MDPGRRSRTVRRAWTAVATALALPLSMLATGATTARAAGVQCSVDYKTNDWGSGFTTDVTITNRGTDAIDGWTLTYAYAGNQKLMNGWNGTWSQTGQNISVKDAGYNAKIAAGASASTGAQFSYSGSNAAPTNFSINGTSCTGAHQPPITVLTSPAAGAVYTQGEAVPLAATAAAADSATISKVEFYDDTKLLGTDTTAPYALSASGLTVGSHSLLAKAYDSLGASAESTPVGITVASGPSVVATPSQLGVQQGKTGTYEVRLSKQPSANVTVTTARASGNTGLSVTGGASLTFTPSNWNTAQKVTITADSSGTGAATFESTAPGHAKASVTVTQLGATKAYDARFLDLYGKITNPANGYFSPEGIPYHSVETLIVEAPDYGHETTSEAYSYLLWLQAMYGKVTGDWSKFNGAWEIMEKYMIPTHADQPTNSFYNASKPATYAPELDTPNEYPAKLDSSVASGSDPLAGELKSAYGTDDIYGMHWLQDVDNVYGFGNSPGKCEAGPTDTGPSYINTFQRGAQESVWETVPQPTCDAFKYGGKNGYLDLFTGDSSYAKQWKFTDAPDADARAVQAAYWADIWAKQQGKGSDVSATVGKAAKMGDYLRYAMYDKYFKKIGNCVGPSTCAAGTGKDASMYLLSWYYAWGGATDTSAGWAWRIGSSHAHGGYQNPLAAYALSSYADLKPKSATGQSDWAKSLGRQLEFYRWLQSDEGAIAGGATNSWAGRYAPPPAGKSTFYGMYYDEQPVYHDPPSNQWFGFQAWSMERVAELYQQTGNAQAKAVLDKWVKWALSKTTINPDGTYRIPATLQWSGQPDTWNASSPGANSGLHVTVADYTNDVGVAAAYAKTLSYYAAKSGDTAAKTTAKALLDGMWTNYQDSLGIAVPEDRTDYNRFDDSVYVPSSFSGTMPNGDTINSSSTFASLRSFYKSDPAWSKIEAYLKGGAVPSFTYHRFWAQADIALAMGSYAELLE, via the coding sequence ATGGATCCCGGACGCAGAAGCAGAACCGTTCGACGTGCGTGGACCGCCGTGGCGACAGCCTTGGCCCTGCCCCTGTCGATGCTGGCCACAGGCGCAACGACCGCGCGGGCGGCGGGCGTTCAGTGCAGCGTGGACTACAAGACGAACGACTGGGGCTCCGGCTTCACCACGGACGTGACGATCACCAACCGCGGTACAGACGCCATCGACGGCTGGACGCTGACATACGCCTACGCGGGCAACCAGAAGCTGATGAACGGCTGGAACGGCACCTGGTCCCAGACCGGCCAGAACATCAGCGTGAAGGACGCCGGCTACAACGCCAAGATCGCCGCGGGCGCGTCCGCCTCCACCGGGGCGCAGTTCAGCTACAGCGGCAGCAACGCGGCCCCGACGAACTTCTCGATCAACGGCACCAGTTGCACCGGCGCCCACCAGCCGCCGATCACCGTGCTGACCAGCCCCGCAGCGGGCGCGGTCTACACCCAGGGCGAGGCGGTTCCGCTCGCGGCCACGGCTGCGGCCGCGGACAGCGCCACCATCAGCAAGGTGGAGTTCTACGACGACACCAAGCTGCTGGGCACGGACACGACGGCGCCGTACGCGCTCTCGGCCTCAGGCTTGACCGTGGGCAGTCATTCGCTGCTCGCCAAGGCGTACGACAGCCTGGGCGCTTCCGCGGAGTCGACGCCGGTCGGCATCACGGTCGCCTCGGGTCCCTCCGTGGTCGCCACCCCATCCCAACTGGGCGTCCAGCAGGGCAAGACGGGCACGTACGAGGTGAGGCTGTCGAAGCAGCCGAGCGCGAACGTGACGGTGACGACGGCTCGCGCGAGCGGCAACACCGGCCTGTCGGTGACCGGCGGCGCCTCGCTCACCTTCACGCCGTCGAACTGGAACACCGCCCAGAAGGTGACCATCACCGCCGACTCCTCCGGCACCGGAGCGGCGACCTTCGAGTCGACTGCCCCCGGGCACGCCAAGGCGTCGGTCACCGTGACCCAGCTGGGAGCGACGAAGGCGTACGACGCCCGTTTCCTGGATCTGTACGGCAAGATCACCAACCCGGCGAACGGCTACTTCTCCCCCGAGGGCATCCCCTACCACTCGGTCGAGACGCTGATCGTCGAGGCGCCGGACTACGGCCACGAGACCACGTCGGAGGCGTACAGCTACCTCCTGTGGCTGCAGGCCATGTACGGCAAGGTCACAGGTGACTGGTCCAAGTTCAACGGCGCCTGGGAGATCATGGAGAAGTACATGATCCCCACGCACGCCGACCAGCCGACCAACTCCTTCTACAACGCCTCCAAGCCGGCCACCTACGCGCCCGAGCTGGACACCCCGAACGAGTACCCGGCCAAACTCGACTCGTCGGTCGCTTCCGGTTCGGACCCGCTCGCCGGTGAGCTGAAGTCGGCGTACGGCACGGACGACATCTACGGCATGCACTGGCTGCAGGACGTCGACAACGTCTACGGCTTCGGCAACTCGCCGGGCAAGTGCGAGGCGGGACCCACGGACACCGGACCGTCGTACATCAACACCTTCCAGCGCGGCGCGCAGGAGTCGGTGTGGGAGACGGTGCCGCAGCCGACGTGTGACGCCTTCAAGTACGGCGGCAAGAACGGCTACCTGGACCTGTTCACCGGTGACTCCTCCTACGCCAAGCAGTGGAAGTTCACCGACGCCCCGGACGCCGACGCGCGGGCCGTGCAGGCCGCCTACTGGGCCGACATCTGGGCCAAGCAGCAGGGCAAGGGCTCCGACGTCTCCGCGACCGTGGGCAAGGCCGCGAAGATGGGCGACTACCTGCGCTACGCCATGTACGACAAGTACTTCAAGAAGATCGGCAACTGCGTCGGGCCGTCCACCTGTGCGGCCGGCACCGGCAAGGACGCCTCGATGTACCTGCTGTCCTGGTACTACGCGTGGGGCGGCGCCACCGACACCTCGGCGGGCTGGGCCTGGCGCATCGGCTCCAGCCACGCGCACGGCGGCTACCAGAACCCTCTCGCGGCCTACGCGCTGAGCTCCTACGCCGACCTGAAGCCCAAGTCGGCGACGGGACAGTCGGACTGGGCCAAGTCCCTTGGTCGGCAGTTGGAGTTCTACCGCTGGCTGCAGTCCGACGAGGGTGCGATCGCGGGTGGTGCGACCAACAGCTGGGCGGGCCGCTACGCGCCTCCCCCGGCCGGGAAGTCGACGTTCTACGGCATGTACTACGACGAGCAGCCCGTCTACCACGACCCGCCGTCCAACCAGTGGTTCGGCTTCCAGGCCTGGTCGATGGAACGGGTGGCCGAGCTGTACCAGCAGACGGGCAACGCGCAGGCCAAGGCGGTCCTCGACAAGTGGGTCAAGTGGGCGCTGTCCAAGACCACGATCAACCCGGACGGCACCTACCGGATCCCCGCCACGCTCCAGTGGTCGGGCCAGCCCGACACCTGGAACGCGTCAAGTCCCGGCGCCAACAGCGGACTTCACGTCACCGTCGCCGACTACACCAACGACGTCGGCGTGGCCGCCGCCTACGCCAAGACCCTGAGCTACTACGCCGCCAAGTCCGGTGACACGGCGGCGAAGACGACGGCCAAGGCGCTCCTGGACGGCATGTGGACCAACTACCAGGACAGCCTGGGCATCGCGGTGCCGGAGGACCGGACGGACTACAACCGGTTCGACGACTCGGTGTACGTCCCCAGCAGCTTCAGCGGCACGATGCCGAACGGGGACACCATCAACTCCTCGTCAACCTTCGCCTCGCTCCGGTCCTTCTACAAGAGCGACCCGGCCTGGTCGAAGATCGAGGCCTATCTGAAGGGTGGCGCGGTGCCGTCGTTCACGTACCACCGGTTCTGGGCCCAGGCGGACATCGCCCTGGCCATGGGCTCGTACGCGGAACTCCTCGAATAA